In Phaseolus vulgaris cultivar G19833 chromosome 7, P. vulgaris v2.0, whole genome shotgun sequence, the genomic stretch TTAAAGGTTGTCATTGAGAATCTCACTATATAAAGTGCTATACTATTTACTCATCAATACAAAGTATGTTAATAAGTTTTTCTAGTATTTCAATATCTGGAGATCTTGATCCAAAGAATAGTGGGAACTATTTACGAATGCGGGTAGAATACCCGGGTTTTGGGAACTTTTCGTCTACTATACACCAGAACAATTCCTCATCTTATCCACGGCATTATAGAATTGCATGAATTTTAAGAACAAATTCATCTTCTGTTAAAGTATATGCTAGTTCTTAGACAATTCAAATAACCAAGACGCCAGTATTCAGTCAcaaattctattttatttcagttTCATAGTCCTTTTTCATAGAGAAACCAAATCATTGACAAGATAAAAGCAACTGTCTGGGTACACAttctgaataaaaaaatcaaatcaaattggTCTAATGAACTACTAATAGCAAGTTTGATTTcgtattttgaaattaaaacttTCATAGTCTTAAACATGTTTCTTCCATCCTAGAAGAAGTTTTAAAGCACAAAATAAAACCACCAAAACTAAAGGGTTGAAATGGACAACACAGACAACAAATCACAGATTGTATCTAAAAGCAAGCATTGTCTAGGAATCCACCATGGTTAAAACTTAACACAGACCAGCTAAAACAGTTAAAGAAAGCATTGTCTAGCAAACCATTTACACTACAACCTCAGTTCTAAACTAGTAAAGAAATAATACTAGCCTACTGTGATGAATTCACAATAAACACATCCTAGTTTCAGTACAGGGTAATATGCAATAAGGAGCCACAAGACTTAATCTTTTACGGTTTTGTTGATCAAGGACTTGTGAATATGAGGAATGACACCACCACCAGCAATGGTCCCTTTGATAAGGGTGTCCAGTTCCTCATCTCCCCTGATAGCCAGCTGCAAATGCCTTGGTGTTATCCTCTTCACCTTAAGATCCTTACTTGCATTCCCAGCCAGTTCAAGAACCTCAGCAGTCAGATACTCAAGAATTGAGGCCAAGTATACTGCAGCAGTAGCTCCAACACGTCCATTGGCCTGGACCCTTTGTTTTAGCTGTCTATGGATACGACCCACAGGAAACTATATTTCCAAACAAATAAAAGAGTTACAAagatatataaaaatacatatatgGTACACACCTTTGTaagaaaaaattacatttttaacaAATCGAAAGTCATAATAAGTATGGTTTTTAGATTTGTTACAGTAAAAGGCAACAAACTTCACAAAACTTAATGTACAAAAAATAAAACTGGAAGAACACTTCAGATAAATCTTAGCCTGAAacttacaaactcaaaataaatttcAACTTATGTATAAAGGAATGAACATGAATGGATA encodes the following:
- the LOC137829770 gene encoding histone H2A variant 1; protein product: MAGKGAKGLLAAKTTAANKEKDKDKKRPISRSSRAGIQFPVGRIHRQLKQRVQANGRVGATAAVYLASILEYLTAEVLELAGNASKDLKVKRITPRHLQLAIRGDEELDTLIKGTIAGGGVIPHIHKSLINKTVKD